The sequence CTCACAGGATTAATGGGTCTTGCGGGTTTGGGTCGTGGCTTTGGCTGTTTAGTAGTGGTCGTAGTTGTTGCTTCTGTTGTTGCTTCTGTTGTAAGTACCACAGGTTTCAACCGTTTGACTGGGGTGGGACGGGGTTTTGTGACTGTGGATGACACTCTCGGTCCTGACGCAACATCGCCACCTGCAGTTGGACTACGGAGGCCCCGTGGGATGCTAGTGTATGACGCCATGAATCCGTCTGAGGTCACGCTGAGGTCGGATACAAACTGCACTAACAACACATTGCCGTTGGTAATAATGTTCCTGCAGATGGGACATAAAAACAGAGATGAATgcaattgtaaaacattttggtTTAGCTTCAAACATAtgatattcataataaaatggcAGTCAAAGAGATGAATATGATAACTGACTGAGGCGCAGTGTCTCCACAGTATTTTCCAATGCGCCTCGAATCATCTTTCTCTCCTCCGTTAAAGAATGCCACATAGTCGAAGCGACAGTATGTGTCAGACTCCACATCAAACTTATCAAACTTCACCTCGATCACCTAAAACACAAAACcccatttaaattattcatttattttatttattattttcgaGCCGCCACCTATTCAGCGttgaaatattaactaaaaatgaTCTGTACTGCAGGGTTATGTTTTTTCCTGACCATTTCCGGCTCCACTGTTATAAGCCAAGAACAGCTGATGCCTGCTGGATAATTTTTCTCCGGCCAGTTGGGAGTTTTGATTGTGCCCTGAGACTTTGTGAGCTTCCCGCCACAAAACTGGTGCtctgaaaaaaagataaaaccatTTCAGAGAGAAGAAAAGCCATTGAGTCTACAAATATTCACTCTGTAATATGCATAAGCTCAAGTCAAAATTCCAGAACCAAGTATTTTCTGTCCACACAAAATGCTGACAGAGTCAATAACAACACGTTTAATATTTGATCTGTTCGATTTCACCATCCACATGTGGCTTTCCTCCACTGAAGTAGGCCAGGAACCCTCTTCCTCCCGTTGCTGAATCTGATACCATCTCTACCATCATGGTGTTGGATGTGGAAATGAGAGATCCAGGCCGGAACGTTCCACAGAACCGCCCGAGCTTCTGTACCGTGTTAGAGTGTCCGTTATACACATCCACATAGTCGTAGCGGCAGAGAGGATCAGCCTCCAGGTCAAAAATCCTAAAGGACAGCATGACCACATTACCCTCTGGCACCTAGTAAAAAGAGACAAAGCTACTTGAAGGCTTTTATTCTGGGATAACAATATCCCGGGTGTGGAGTGTGAACTCAAAGTGAACTCACTGTGATGTACCAGGTACATTTGCTGTTGGGTTTGTAGAATGATGGGAATCCTTCACTGCCCACAAAGCCTGAGTCTTTAACCAGATCACCACCGCAGTTAAACACAGGCCTGGGAGAGCGAGGAAGAGTGAAAGAGAAGGATTTCTGGTGGCTATGAGGACATGCTGAATGTGTTTATATGGcacaataaaaacagcttttgagAGGTGAGTCAAATTCTTGACCAACACGTCGTTTACAGGAGGCATAATTTCACAAAGTACAAACAGATGCACACAGATGGACTCAGAAACTGAattatgagaatattttttcaaccAGAAGCTATTAAAGATACCTGttttacaatattgttattattcagAGCATAAATAAAAGGTCAATGTTTACAGCTTTCATTTTATGTGATGCATTTCAGTCAGAGAAAATACACTTAATgacataaacatttacaaaatcaataaaaagtgcTTTCAGAATTCAATAAAGAACACATCTGACCCGTTTTAAAAGTTTGAAgacttttaaaatgaacataataatataattcacattcaatTTCAGCTCAACGCTGCATAATTAAACTCTGGATTTTTGtgtattactgcatttttaatagcACAATATTcataagtacattttatattactcacttatataaattataatatattctcatttttactttttataattttgtgtaaatttaaAGTGTAATGTTGTCATCCAAATTAGGATAAGTTAATTTATTcagatatgtttgtttttgtggcagAAAAAATGCACAAGTAATATAAATTGCATTATTGCTTAAAAGATATTGTCTCTTTTAAGTAGCTTTTAATTAGTgttgctacttttt is a genomic window of Cyprinus carpio isolate SPL01 chromosome B10, ASM1834038v1, whole genome shotgun sequence containing:
- the LOC109065434 gene encoding procollagen C-endopeptidase enhancer 2-like, with the translated sequence MERLTALWSLGILLSLSFGGVLCQTTNYTRPVFNCGGDLVKDSGFVGSEGFPSFYKPNSKCTWYITVPEGNVVMLSFRIFDLEADPLCRYDYVDVYNGHSNTVQKLGRFCGTFRPGSLISTSNTMMVEMVSDSATGGRGFLAYFSGGKPHVDEHQFCGGKLTKSQGTIKTPNWPEKNYPAGISCSWLITVEPEMVIEVKFDKFDVESDTYCRFDYVAFFNGGEKDDSRRIGKYCGDTAPQNIITNGNVLLVQFVSDLSVTSDGFMASYTSIPRGLRSPTAGGDVASGPRVSSTVTKPRPTPVKRLKPVVLTTEATTEATTTTTTKQPKPRPKPARPINPVRRPVNKPEPDESRPATDTDPMCVKACKREGTIKTSFCASEFVITGKLTALTPGPGQSMQATVSLIKAYKTGSLTITQAGETMSVKLVMPCKKCPVLRRGQNYILMGHVDEEGHGVLTPGSFTALYKAPHHKILSNINNQPC